A genomic stretch from Perognathus longimembris pacificus isolate PPM17 chromosome 5, ASM2315922v1, whole genome shotgun sequence includes:
- the Hspa13 gene encoding heat shock 70 kDa protein 13, which produces MAREMTILGSAVLTLLLAGYLAQQYLPLPTPKVIGIDLGTTYCSVGVFYPGTGKVKVIPDENGHISIPSMVSFTDNDVYVGYESLELADSNPQNTIYDAKRFIGKIFTPEELEAEIGRYPFKVLHKNGMAEFSVTSNETITVSPEYVGSRLLLKLKEMAEEYLGMNVANAVISVPAEFDLKQRNSTIEAANLAGLKILRVINEPTAAAMAYGLHKADVFHVLVIDLGGGTLDVSLLNKQGGMFLTRAMSGNNKLGGQDFNQRLLQYLYKQIYQTYGFIPSRKEEIHRLRQAVEMVKLNLTLQQSAKMSVLLTVEEKDQKEPGDTELPQALLTPVDGTRVSKLLTPGLSKKEHGKSQVLFETEISRKLFDTLNEDLFQKILVPIRQVLKEGHLDRTEIDEVVLVGGSTRIPRIRQVIQEFFGKDPNTSVDPDLAVVTGVAIQAGIDGGSWPLQVSALEIPNKHLQKTNFN; this is translated from the exons ATGGCCAGAGAGATGACGATCTTAG GATCAGCTGTTTTGACTCTCCTGTTGGCTGGCTATTTGGCACAACAGTATTTACCATTGCCTACTCCAAAAGTGATTGGCATTGACCTAGGTACCACCTATTGCTCTGTTGGGGTGTTTTATCCTGGCACGGGAAAAGTAAAGGTGATTCCAGATGAAAATGGGCACATCAGTATACCCAGCATGGTGTCCTTTACGGACAATGATGTATATGTGGGATATGAAAGCTTAGAGCTTGCAGATTCAAATCCTCAAAATACAATATATGATGCCAAAAGATTCATAGGTAAGATTTTCACCCCAGAAGAGCTGGAGGCTGAAATTGGCAGATACCCATTTAAG GTTTTACACAAAAATGGGATGGCAGAGTTTTCTGTGACAAGTAATGAAACCATCACCGTTTCCCCAGAGTATGTTGGCTCTCGACTGttactgaaattaaaggaaatgGCAGAGGAATATCTAGGAATGAACGTTGCCAATGCTGTCATTTCTGTACCAGCAGAGTTTGACCTGAAACAGAGAAATTCAACAATTGAGGCTGCCAACCTTGCAG GACTGAAGATCCTGAGGGTAATAAATGAGCCCACGGCAGCAGCGATGGCATATGGTCTCCACAAGGCTGATGTCTTCCATGTCTTAGTTATAGACTTGGGTGGAGGAACTCTCGATGTGTCATTACTGAACAAACAAGGAGGGATGTTTCTTACTCGAGCCATGTCTG GAAACAATAAACTTGGAGGACAAGACTTCAATCAAAGGCTGCTTCAGTACTTATATAAGCAGATCTACCAAACATATGGCTTCATTCCCTCTAGGAAGGAGGAAATTCACAGATTGAGACAAGCTGTGGAAATGGTCAAATTAAATCTGACTCTTCAACAGTCTGCCAAGATGTCAGTATTACTAACCGTGGAAGAAAAGGACCAAAAGGAACCTGGTGACACTGAGCTACCCCAGGCCCTTCTTACCCCAGTGGACGGAACCCGTGTGAGCAAACTGCTTACCCCTGGCCTTTCTAAAAAGGAACATGGGAAAAGCCAGGTTTTGTTTGAAACAGAGATATCTCGGAAGCTCTTTGATACCCTTAATGAAGATCTCTTTCAGAAAATACTCGTGCCTATCCGGCAAGTATTAAAGGAGGGCCACCTGGACAGGACTGAGATTGATGAGGTGGTTTTGGTTGGGGGCTCTACTCGTATTCCGAGAATCCGCCAGGTCATTCAGGAGTTCTTCGGGAAGGATCCCAACACATCCGTAGACCCTGACTTGGCTGTAGTGACAGGAGTGGCTATCCAAGCAGGGATTGATGGAGGCTCTTGGCCGCTCCAAGTCAGTGCTTTAGAAATTCCCAATAAGCATTTACAAAAAACTAACTTCAACTAA